One region of Mucilaginibacter sp. 14171R-50 genomic DNA includes:
- a CDS encoding universal stress protein, with translation MKKIIAAFDGLKFSKGTLDYAIELAVRGKSVVTGVFLEDFLYHSFNLFDMVGSEGISKTKLNHLLKKDQETRQAAVALFEQTCKKRGIEYLLHQDKRFAIDDLLKESIYADLTIIGAAETLNHFEQAKPTPFVRQLLAGTQSPVLVVPATHQLIERVVILYDGHPSSVYALKMFTYLFPWTVKYPSEIVYVSDKELDLLPDGNLIGEYTRSHFAKPLLTQLTGQPDETLVAHLRKAEPGTVVIMGAYSRGALSRMFNSSMANILMEALDLPLFIAHH, from the coding sequence ATGAAAAAGATCATTGCGGCCTTCGACGGCCTTAAATTCTCAAAAGGAACGCTCGACTATGCGATCGAACTTGCCGTCCGCGGCAAATCTGTGGTAACGGGCGTGTTCCTCGAAGATTTCCTTTACCATAGCTTCAATTTATTTGATATGGTAGGCAGCGAGGGTATCTCAAAAACAAAATTAAACCACCTGTTAAAAAAGGATCAGGAAACCCGGCAGGCGGCGGTTGCCCTTTTCGAACAAACCTGTAAAAAACGGGGCATTGAATATTTGCTTCATCAGGATAAGCGCTTCGCTATTGACGACCTGCTGAAGGAAAGCATTTATGCTGACCTTACCATTATTGGCGCAGCCGAAACACTGAACCATTTTGAACAAGCAAAGCCAACGCCTTTTGTACGGCAATTACTGGCAGGCACACAAAGCCCCGTGTTGGTGGTGCCTGCTACACACCAACTGATTGAACGGGTGGTTATACTTTACGATGGTCACCCATCGTCCGTTTATGCGCTTAAAATGTTCACTTACTTATTCCCCTGGACAGTAAAATACCCGTCTGAAATTGTTTACGTAAGCGACAAGGAACTGGACTTATTACCCGACGGGAACCTGATTGGCGAATATACCCGCAGTCATTTTGCAAAACCACTGCTTACGCAGTTAACCGGCCAACCGGATGAAACGCTGGTGGCCCACCTTAGAAAGGCAGAACCGGGAACAGTGGTGATTATGGGCGCTTACAGCCGTGGCGCGCTTTCAAGAATGTTTAACAGCAGCATGGCCAATATATTGATGGAAGCACTGGACCTGCCCTTATTTATTGCACACCATTAA
- a CDS encoding BON domain-containing protein has product MKTDVEIQKDVMAELKWQPFLHAAEIGVSVKNGVVTLSGQVDTYAKKLAAENAAKKVAGVKAIAEDLQVGVSPSHRRTDAEIAEAVLNALKWHTAIPDDRIKVKVEDGIVKLEGEVEWEFQRNSAKTAIQNLNGVRMVSNLLTVRPKVSADDLEKKISAAFHRSATIDSANIKVSVTGNKATLTGKVRSFAEKDEAADAVWAAPGIFSVDNKLTIQEPELVF; this is encoded by the coding sequence ATGAAAACAGATGTTGAAATCCAGAAAGATGTGATGGCTGAGCTTAAATGGCAGCCCTTCCTTCATGCAGCTGAAATTGGTGTAAGTGTAAAAAACGGTGTAGTTACCCTGTCCGGCCAGGTAGATACCTATGCAAAAAAACTGGCCGCTGAAAATGCAGCCAAAAAAGTTGCTGGTGTTAAGGCGATTGCAGAAGACCTTCAGGTGGGGGTATCGCCCAGCCATCGCCGAACCGATGCCGAGATCGCAGAAGCGGTATTGAACGCGTTAAAATGGCACACCGCTATTCCGGACGACCGTATAAAGGTAAAAGTGGAAGATGGTATCGTAAAACTGGAGGGCGAGGTAGAATGGGAGTTCCAGCGGAACAGTGCCAAAACAGCCATACAGAACCTGAACGGTGTGCGCATGGTTAGCAACCTTTTAACGGTGCGCCCAAAAGTTAGCGCCGATGACCTGGAAAAAAAGATCAGTGCTGCATTTCATCGCAGCGCTACTATTGATTCAGCCAATATCAAGGTATCGGTTACCGGGAACAAAGCTACACTAACCGGAAAAGTTCGCTCCTTTGCTGAAAAAGATGAAGCTGCGGATGCAGTTTGGGCCGCACCGGGCATATTCAGTGTTGACAACAAATTAACCATTCAGGAACCTGAATTGGTATTTTGA
- a CDS encoding response regulator, whose translation MKKILVIEDNSDIREGTAEILELSGYQVLKAVNGKAGVDLALSQRPDLILCDIMMPELDGYGVLYLLSKNPESAAIPFIFLTAKAERLDLRKGMEMGADDYLTKPFDDMELLHAIECRLQKQEKLASYYSRSLFNLERLASGQLRGTAELKALIAGRKIRQIKKKQVLYYEGDEPQGIYLVLEGGIKTFKLTEDGRELMTGLYKPEDFVGINGLLVADTQAETAEALEDSAVCLLPKEMIMNLLTRYPDISQQFLKILANDIRDKEEQLLQFAYQSVRKRMSQVLLRLQAQFAPAEEFKISRDELAAMAGMATETVSRTLTDFKEEGLIGRQGSQIRILDGTRLQKMKN comes from the coding sequence ATGAAAAAGATACTTGTCATCGAAGATAACAGCGATATCCGCGAGGGTACCGCAGAGATACTGGAGCTTAGCGGCTACCAGGTACTTAAGGCTGTAAACGGAAAGGCCGGCGTTGACCTGGCGCTCAGCCAGCGGCCCGACCTGATCTTATGCGATATCATGATGCCTGAACTGGATGGTTACGGCGTGTTGTACCTGCTCAGTAAGAATCCGGAATCGGCCGCCATCCCCTTTATATTTCTCACCGCAAAAGCAGAACGGCTGGACCTGCGTAAGGGAATGGAAATGGGCGCCGACGACTACCTGACCAAACCTTTTGATGATATGGAACTGCTGCATGCCATCGAGTGCCGCTTACAAAAGCAGGAAAAACTGGCCAGTTACTACAGCCGCTCGTTGTTTAACCTGGAAAGGCTGGCCTCGGGACAACTACGTGGCACCGCCGAGCTAAAGGCGCTTATAGCAGGCCGGAAAATACGGCAGATTAAAAAGAAACAAGTACTATATTACGAAGGGGACGAGCCACAGGGCATTTACCTTGTGCTTGAAGGCGGAATAAAAACTTTTAAACTTACTGAAGACGGCCGCGAACTAATGACAGGTCTTTACAAACCTGAGGATTTTGTGGGCATCAACGGCTTGCTGGTAGCAGATACGCAGGCAGAAACTGCCGAAGCGCTGGAGGATTCGGCGGTATGCCTTTTACCCAAGGAAATGATCATGAACCTGCTGACACGTTACCCGGATATAAGCCAGCAGTTTTTGAAGATTCTGGCCAATGATATCCGCGATAAAGAAGAGCAGCTTCTGCAGTTTGCCTACCAGTCGGTCCGAAAAAGGATGTCGCAGGTATTGCTTCGCCTGCAAGCGCAATTTGCTCCCGCCGAAGAATTCAAGATATCCCGGGACGAACTGGCAGCAATGGCCGGCATGGCTACCGAGACCGTTAGCCGCACCCTTACCGATTTCAAAGAAGAAGGACTGATCGGGAGGCAAGGCAGCCAGATACGGATACTGGATGGGACGCGTCTTCAGAAAATGAAGAATTGA
- the ftsH gene encoding ATP-dependent zinc metalloprotease FtsH produces MKKVTPPDKTKPAGKINKPPFNWAWVYVIILLYLFLSPLLSGKMAKETTWQQFSTKILSRKAVAKLEVVNKERVDVYIKSSFSKDTAFKEVFKPIFGNGLYYGPHYTFNIGSVETFEHHLDEAEQAFSPAKHIPVSYVTESNWLLNLLSWVVPFVLLFFLWNYLMRRAGGVDGPGGASIFNFGKSPAILMEKENSKVTFADVAGLEEAKVEVQEIVDFLKKPDSFTKLGAKIPKGVILVGPPGTGKTLLAKAVAGEAQVPFFSISGAAFVEMFVGVGASRVRDLFQQAKNKAPCIIFIDEIDAIGRSRGKGALLNGSNDERESTLNQLLTEMDGFGTNTGVIVLAATNRADMLDPALVRPGRFDRHIYLELPNLTERTAIFHVHAAGLTMADDIDLTMLAGQTPGFSGADIANICNEAALIAARRKADKIAMADFGEAVDRIVAGLEKKSKIISAGEKRTIATHEAGHAIVSWLLRTVDPLVKVSIIPRGKSLGASWYLPEEKQLRSKTAFRERLCATLGGRAAEEVMFNEVSSGALDDLEKATKEAYSMVVYYGFDKRLGNISYYDSTGQRDLSLQKPFSEATGDLIDSEVRKLLAMAYRDATVILEENRALLEELAALLLKKEIVDQKDLEEILGKRTVGFKYFDLSDHEIYN; encoded by the coding sequence ATGAAAAAAGTGACGCCCCCGGATAAAACAAAGCCCGCCGGCAAGATCAATAAGCCACCATTTAACTGGGCCTGGGTGTATGTGATCATTTTGCTATACTTGTTTCTTTCACCACTGCTTTCAGGAAAAATGGCTAAGGAGACCACCTGGCAACAATTTTCCACCAAAATATTGTCGCGAAAGGCAGTTGCTAAACTTGAGGTAGTTAATAAGGAGCGTGTTGACGTTTACATTAAAAGCTCTTTCTCTAAAGATACAGCCTTTAAAGAAGTGTTTAAACCTATTTTTGGCAATGGATTATATTACGGTCCGCACTACACTTTCAATATCGGCTCCGTAGAAACATTTGAACATCACCTTGACGAAGCGGAGCAGGCTTTTTCTCCGGCCAAGCATATTCCCGTGAGCTATGTGACAGAAAGCAACTGGCTGCTTAACCTGCTAAGTTGGGTGGTTCCGTTTGTGCTCTTGTTTTTTTTGTGGAACTACCTGATGCGCCGGGCCGGTGGCGTAGACGGCCCCGGGGGGGCATCGATATTTAACTTCGGAAAATCGCCGGCTATCTTAATGGAAAAAGAAAACAGCAAGGTAACTTTTGCAGATGTAGCCGGCTTAGAAGAGGCTAAGGTTGAGGTTCAGGAAATTGTCGACTTTCTTAAAAAACCCGATTCTTTTACAAAACTTGGCGCTAAAATACCCAAAGGCGTCATTTTGGTGGGGCCGCCGGGGACTGGCAAAACCTTGCTCGCTAAGGCGGTAGCAGGTGAAGCACAAGTACCCTTCTTCTCTATCTCGGGGGCTGCGTTTGTCGAGATGTTTGTAGGCGTGGGCGCTTCACGTGTGCGCGATCTTTTCCAGCAGGCAAAAAATAAGGCACCTTGTATCATTTTTATCGATGAGATAGATGCCATTGGGCGTTCGCGGGGAAAGGGCGCTCTTTTGAACGGATCTAATGACGAGCGCGAAAGCACCCTGAATCAATTATTAACAGAAATGGACGGCTTTGGCACTAACACGGGGGTAATTGTTCTGGCCGCGACAAACCGGGCCGACATGCTTGACCCAGCCCTGGTACGGCCGGGCAGGTTCGATCGTCACATTTACCTCGAACTGCCTAATCTTACAGAAAGGACCGCTATATTTCATGTGCATGCAGCCGGGCTGACCATGGCAGACGATATAGACCTGACAATGCTTGCGGGACAAACGCCCGGCTTTTCAGGTGCCGACATTGCAAATATCTGTAATGAGGCGGCATTGATCGCGGCACGCAGAAAAGCTGACAAGATAGCCATGGCAGACTTCGGTGAAGCCGTTGACCGCATCGTAGCCGGGCTTGAAAAGAAAAGTAAGATCATTTCGGCCGGGGAAAAAAGAACGATAGCTACCCATGAAGCTGGCCATGCAATAGTCAGCTGGCTGCTCAGAACGGTTGATCCGTTGGTTAAGGTATCTATAATTCCGCGCGGCAAATCGCTGGGCGCATCCTGGTACCTGCCCGAAGAAAAACAACTACGTAGTAAAACCGCCTTCAGGGAGCGTTTATGTGCAACACTGGGAGGAAGGGCGGCTGAGGAAGTGATGTTTAACGAAGTTTCTTCGGGAGCGTTAGACGATCTGGAAAAAGCTACCAAAGAAGCCTATAGCATGGTGGTTTACTATGGTTTTGATAAAAGGCTTGGCAACATTAGCTATTACGATTCTACCGGGCAGCGCGACCTATCACTACAAAAGCCCTTTAGTGAAGCTACAGGCGACCTCATTGACTCAGAAGTGCGTAAATTGCTGGCAATGGCGTACCGGGATGCAACAGTTATACTGGAAGAAAACAGGGCGTTATTAGAAGAGCTCGCCGCTTTGTTATTGAAAAAGGAAATTGTTGATCAGAAAGACCTTGAAGAAATTTTGGGTAAGCGCACTGTAGGTTTTAAGTATTTTGATTTAAGCGATCATGAAATTTATAATTAA
- a CDS encoding DUF3943 domain-containing protein: MAALYAKGQRSIALGAPYKATGDAVTDTLPPRRFGRAAFQLALGELIPWTVDRYLLNADYARISFRTLGHNLRPSSWTWDDDAFGTNQFAHPYHGSLYFSAFRANGYTFWQSAPPTVVGSYIWETVGESQAPSPNDFINTSFGGIVLGEMTYRLSNQIVNNHTRGVKRQVSEILALLVNPMNGFNRIIDGKWGKTDQNSHERDSTHVLAEFDIGARKFRADHHGRTGWYGHVRLTYGTPFENYHTPFSNISVNGEFGSDDSSKVNILFVYGSLAGWWLSKADRDPQLLTLSANYDYVHNEAFFYSAQSVKLNWLASFRLNKYVQINASAGAGPILLAAVPDPYLFNGRNYDYGAGGGMYGQFGLTLLDRLSYRLNYRAGWIGTINGNNSRYVLQAVTSELAYRFYDGLAFCSEFGYFHLHGDYQKYPVVTARYPYLRFSLRYTVDFN; this comes from the coding sequence ATGGCTGCACTGTATGCCAAAGGTCAGCGCTCTATCGCGCTTGGTGCACCATATAAAGCTACCGGGGACGCGGTAACGGATACGCTACCGCCACGTCGCTTTGGACGAGCCGCTTTTCAACTGGCGCTGGGGGAACTGATCCCCTGGACGGTGGACCGTTATTTGCTGAATGCAGATTACGCCCGGATATCTTTTAGAACGCTGGGGCATAATTTGCGACCATCAAGCTGGACCTGGGATGACGATGCCTTTGGTACAAATCAATTTGCACATCCGTATCATGGCAGTTTATATTTTAGCGCGTTCCGGGCCAACGGTTATACATTCTGGCAATCGGCGCCGCCCACGGTAGTGGGTAGCTACATATGGGAGACCGTGGGAGAGTCGCAAGCCCCATCACCAAATGATTTTATCAACACGAGCTTCGGCGGAATTGTTTTGGGGGAAATGACTTACAGGCTGTCTAATCAGATCGTTAATAATCACACCCGCGGAGTTAAACGGCAGGTCAGTGAAATACTCGCGCTTTTGGTTAATCCCATGAACGGCTTCAATCGTATAATTGATGGAAAATGGGGAAAGACTGACCAAAACTCGCATGAACGCGATTCGACCCACGTGCTGGCAGAATTTGACATCGGGGCGCGCAAGTTCAGGGCCGATCACCATGGGCGTACCGGGTGGTACGGGCATGTTCGCTTAACCTATGGCACACCTTTTGAAAATTATCACACACCTTTCAGTAACATTTCGGTAAATGGTGAATTCGGCAGTGATGATAGTTCTAAAGTGAATATCCTTTTTGTATATGGCTCACTTGCCGGATGGTGGCTGAGTAAAGCGGACCGCGACCCACAGCTATTAACGTTATCTGCCAATTACGATTACGTACACAACGAGGCTTTTTTTTACAGCGCCCAAAGCGTAAAATTAAACTGGCTTGCATCTTTCCGGTTGAATAAGTATGTCCAGATTAACGCCAGCGCCGGCGCCGGTCCGATCTTGCTTGCGGCGGTTCCCGACCCTTATCTATTTAACGGCCGGAATTATGATTACGGCGCTGGCGGTGGCATGTATGGACAATTCGGCTTAACATTGCTTGACCGGCTTTCATATCGCCTGAATTACCGCGCCGGGTGGATCGGCACCATCAATGGCAATAACTCTCGCTATGTATTGCAGGCAGTAACCAGCGAACTGGCTTACCGTTTTTACGATGGCCTGGCCTTTTGTTCAGAATTCGGATACTTTCACCTTCATGGAGACTATCAAAAATACCCCGTGGTAACCGCCCGCTATCCATATCTACGTTTTTCGCTTCGCTACACGGTCGACTTCAACTAA
- a CDS encoding universal stress protein: protein MKTLLLATDLAASSENVAAYAYRLAQTLKAKLLLCYTMNVPAEIPQAGVVAWPLGVYEDMDRDSQAALKALKHKLLESSTGEDFTPEVVCLLGAGLVTDVVTAEAARHKADLIIMRTHANDRLSTWLIGNHSRKMIEAAMCPLLLVPGDFAFRPIAKIAFASDFKHPELDIVAINQLVSFAKKLNAELVLAHVIQHNKATTNDSIVKDLLTNLARNHGHQQVSVKVVKSEHVADGLTWLVRHEHIDMLTMVHNRHSFLGELLHGSRTQQIADNASVPLLVFNSHEHAD from the coding sequence ATGAAAACATTACTGCTTGCAACCGACCTGGCAGCCAGCTCGGAAAACGTAGCTGCTTATGCTTACCGCCTTGCGCAAACGCTAAAAGCAAAATTATTACTTTGCTATACGATGAACGTACCGGCAGAGATACCACAGGCCGGAGTTGTGGCATGGCCGCTCGGTGTATATGAAGATATGGACCGAGACAGCCAGGCCGCACTTAAGGCGTTAAAACACAAATTACTCGAAAGTAGTACCGGAGAGGACTTTACTCCAGAGGTTGTTTGTCTCCTGGGGGCAGGCCTGGTGACGGATGTGGTAACTGCGGAAGCTGCCCGGCACAAGGCCGATTTGATCATCATGCGAACACATGCCAATGACCGGCTAAGTACATGGCTAATAGGCAATCATAGCCGAAAAATGATAGAAGCAGCTATGTGCCCTTTGTTGCTGGTGCCCGGCGATTTTGCGTTCCGCCCAATAGCTAAAATCGCTTTTGCAAGTGACTTTAAACATCCCGAGTTAGACATCGTTGCTATTAATCAACTGGTGTCGTTCGCTAAAAAGCTCAATGCAGAGTTGGTGCTGGCGCATGTTATACAGCATAATAAAGCCACAACAAATGACTCGATCGTGAAGGACCTGTTAACCAACCTTGCACGTAATCATGGTCATCAACAGGTGAGCGTAAAAGTAGTTAAAAGCGAACATGTGGCAGATGGCCTTACTTGGCTGGTGCGCCATGAGCACATCGACATGCTCACTATGGTACATAACCGACATTCTTTTCTCGGAGAATTATTGCACGGCAGCCGTACCCAGCAAATTGCAGATAATGCTTCAGTCCCCTTATTGGTGTTCAACTCTCACGAACATGCTGATTGA
- a CDS encoding S1C family serine protease → MLPLILRAQVPANNGLSSAAARALPAVVIVQSFLSDSILTVRPQSPLVKTLPKINNGSGKLVASASGVILSTDGYIITNAHVLAGGDSLNIILQNRRSYRANLIGTDDQADLALLKITASGLSYVERGDPGTVAIGDEVLAIGNPLELTSTVTAGILSARYRSIDDDLTLSTVNSFLQTDAAINEGMSGSALLNRHGQLIGLNAAIISPSGTFAGYGFAIPAPLIYKAYHDLLMYGRVRHGCLEGTFTDLDDAQARRLGASTPNGVLVEKLIKDGAGYNAGLRKNDVITLIGQQPVHFAAQLREIIAVRDPGDRLVLTVERAGVMLTLTTILSENNDRRDLAKGTHSPGLKQVQH, encoded by the coding sequence ATGCTGCCTCTTATCCTCAGGGCCCAGGTACCGGCTAATAACGGTTTGAGCTCTGCTGCTGCGCGCGCTTTGCCGGCAGTTGTTATCGTGCAATCGTTTCTTTCAGATAGTATATTAACGGTCAGGCCGCAATCGCCTTTAGTAAAGACCCTGCCTAAGATCAATAACGGTTCGGGTAAATTGGTCGCCAGCGCATCAGGTGTCATCCTCAGTACAGACGGTTATATCATTACAAACGCCCATGTACTTGCCGGTGGCGACAGCCTGAATATCATTCTGCAAAATCGCCGCAGTTACCGCGCCAACCTCATCGGAACAGACGATCAGGCGGATCTTGCTTTACTAAAGATCACAGCCTCGGGCCTGTCTTATGTTGAACGTGGTGATCCGGGAACCGTTGCTATCGGCGATGAGGTGTTGGCTATTGGCAATCCGCTCGAATTGACGTCAACGGTTACTGCAGGCATTTTAAGCGCACGGTATCGAAGTATAGATGACGACCTCACCCTTTCAACGGTCAATTCGTTTTTACAAACAGATGCAGCAATTAACGAAGGTATGAGCGGCAGTGCGCTGCTAAACCGCCATGGGCAGTTGATCGGGCTAAACGCGGCCATTATTTCGCCGTCGGGAACATTTGCAGGTTACGGTTTCGCTATTCCAGCTCCGTTGATCTATAAGGCCTACCATGATCTGTTGATGTATGGCCGCGTGCGGCATGGTTGCCTGGAAGGAACTTTTACTGATTTGGACGATGCACAAGCCAGGCGGCTGGGTGCCAGTACGCCAAACGGCGTGCTGGTTGAAAAACTCATAAAGGATGGCGCAGGTTATAACGCAGGCTTACGGAAAAATGATGTGATAACATTGATAGGCCAACAGCCGGTGCATTTTGCGGCCCAGTTACGGGAGATCATCGCCGTCCGGGACCCAGGCGACCGGCTGGTGCTTACCGTGGAGCGGGCAGGTGTCATGCTGACGCTGACAACAATACTCTCAGAAAACAACGACCGGAGAGATTTGGCGAAAGGTACCCACTCCCCCGGCTTGAAACAGGTGCAGCATTGA
- a CDS encoding murein L,D-transpeptidase, giving the protein MKFIIKITRMAVGLSKVIIALLTLLMYLPACSQQKASNPANVDTRRDQWNQSVRGNFSSQSTVTLDSTRLKIFFGKYPVLMRYAKDIEGFYRRRQYAFAWFENGQLIEQASNLANRVRNLKLEGLQQQAPYQQALDSLLFAGNPSSRTADTDLELMLTAQYFVFANLAWTGQGAATSHSVNWYLPRKKIDYQQYLDTLIAARPTGVVPGEPVYRQYELLRHFLIKYHQLAAENWAPIWLPRDLKLGDTSATVRSVKVRLMRLDDFSGDTTNSVFSEELARAVQLFQERHGLPINGILNAETLKELNVTPQKRIEQLIVNMERSRWLPVQLKGDYLAVNIPEFKLHVYHADSLLWSCNAVVGKTMNRTTVFYGEVKYIVFSPYWNVPPGILRQEILPAIQRNPNYLTTHHMEITGQRNGLPVVRQKPGPDNPLGLVKFLFPNTYNIYLHDTPSKSLFDQSTRAFSHGCIRISEPERLATFLLKDRQDWPVEKIRRYMNAGKENTLTLQHATPVFIAYFTAFVDRAGRLNFRRDIYNMDQKLLSALLVSGH; this is encoded by the coding sequence ATGAAATTTATAATTAAAATAACGCGGATGGCAGTTGGCCTGTCTAAAGTTATCATAGCACTGCTCACACTGCTAATGTATTTACCGGCATGCAGCCAGCAAAAGGCATCTAACCCCGCCAATGTTGATACCCGCCGGGATCAATGGAACCAAAGTGTACGCGGCAACTTTAGTAGTCAAAGCACGGTGACCCTCGACAGCACCCGTTTAAAAATTTTTTTTGGCAAATACCCTGTTTTAATGCGCTATGCCAAAGATATTGAGGGCTTTTACAGGCGCCGGCAATATGCTTTTGCCTGGTTCGAGAATGGGCAACTGATAGAACAGGCATCCAACCTGGCGAACCGTGTACGGAATTTGAAACTTGAAGGCCTGCAACAGCAGGCGCCCTACCAGCAGGCATTGGATTCGCTTTTGTTCGCCGGTAACCCATCATCGCGGACTGCCGATACCGACCTTGAACTTATGTTAACGGCGCAGTACTTTGTATTCGCCAATTTAGCCTGGACTGGACAGGGCGCTGCAACCAGCCATTCCGTCAATTGGTACCTTCCGCGCAAAAAAATCGACTATCAGCAATACCTGGACACGCTGATCGCAGCCCGGCCAACGGGCGTTGTCCCCGGCGAGCCCGTTTATCGCCAGTATGAACTGCTTAGGCATTTCCTGATCAAATACCATCAATTGGCAGCCGAAAACTGGGCGCCTATTTGGCTTCCGCGCGATTTAAAACTCGGAGATACCTCGGCTACCGTTCGCAGTGTTAAAGTCAGGCTGATGCGACTGGACGATTTTTCCGGCGACACGACCAATTCCGTTTTCAGTGAGGAACTCGCTCGCGCAGTTCAACTTTTCCAGGAACGGCACGGTTTACCTATAAACGGCATATTGAACGCCGAAACATTAAAGGAGTTAAATGTAACGCCTCAGAAACGGATAGAACAATTGATTGTAAATATGGAACGCAGCCGCTGGTTGCCCGTGCAGCTCAAGGGCGACTACCTGGCCGTTAATATACCTGAGTTTAAGCTGCATGTTTATCATGCCGACAGCTTGCTCTGGAGTTGTAACGCCGTGGTTGGAAAAACCATGAACCGTACAACCGTATTCTATGGGGAAGTAAAATATATAGTTTTCAGCCCGTACTGGAATGTTCCCCCCGGCATCCTCCGCCAGGAAATACTCCCGGCGATTCAGCGAAACCCAAACTATCTGACAACGCACCACATGGAGATCACCGGGCAAAGGAACGGATTGCCGGTAGTGCGGCAAAAACCGGGTCCGGATAATCCGCTGGGGTTGGTCAAATTCCTTTTTCCCAATACTTATAACATCTACCTGCACGATACTCCCTCTAAATCTTTGTTTGACCAAAGCACACGTGCATTCAGCCATGGCTGCATTCGTATCAGCGAACCCGAACGACTGGCTACTTTTCTGTTAAAGGACCGGCAGGATTGGCCCGTGGAAAAGATCAGGCGTTATATGAATGCAGGCAAAGAAAACACGCTTACGCTGCAACACGCTACCCCGGTGTTCATTGCTTACTTTACGGCTTTCGTTGATCGCGCCGGCCGGCTTAATTTCCGCAGGGATATATACAACATGGATCAAAAACTGCTCAGCGCCTTATTGGTTTCCGGGCACTAA